The following proteins are encoded in a genomic region of Liolophura sinensis isolate JHLJ2023 chromosome 7, CUHK_Ljap_v2, whole genome shotgun sequence:
- the LOC135470539 gene encoding uncharacterized protein LOC135470539: MGEDDPVTDASTENCTTLQAAFKKLKIDPEWNESTSINSPDSDSLHRLWAGNNLIGKDRTCYQRTCCPTGETLKGCGSTKSCSTRKSSRSRTEPYTLDCIDTMEHLSFKSELCTKVNCGCKKSKPQKGSSHAKGLSFMPSKTSLHHDAVWEDKLKMRNSEKDRKQIIRSAKLRLYREGKGFQARPFFPFGKVLKNARVGRQSSPLTTITSSAELPVFGSKADCSPDFLSITASRFADAENQGRESFSGVSSVLSEVLSESLSRPSKRPVETNAKGFCFETGQQGLKRKSPSRLKSLSCERKHEKSCSQQAKMSVDDFSVNELASYFENYVYIPKKMSSMAEMMYT; the protein is encoded by the exons ATGGGTGAGGATGACCCTGTAACTGACGCCTCCACTGAGAACTGCACAACTCTACAGGCTGCTTTTAAGAAGTTAAAAATTGACCCTGAATG GAATGAGAGTACATCAATCAACAGTCCAGACAGTGACTCCTTACACAGGTTGTGGGCTGG gAATAACTTAATTGGGAAAGACAGAACTTGCTATCAACGAACATGCTGTCCAACGGGAGAGACCCTGAAAGGATGCGGCTCGACCAAGTCGTGCAGCACCCGCAAGTCTTCTCGCTCGCGGACAGAGCCTTACACACTGGACTGTATAGACACCATGGAACATCTCTCATTTAAGTCTGAGCTCTGTACAAAAGTGAACTGTGGCTGTAAGAAATCCAAGCCACAGAAAGGAAGTAGCCATGCAAAAGGGTTATCATTTATGCCTAGCAAGACCTCGCTCCACCACGATGCAGTCTGGGAGGATAAATTAAAAATGCGCAACTCTGAAAAAGACAGAAAGCAAATAATTCGCTCTGCTAAACTGCGATTGTATCGAGAAGGAAAAGGGTTTCAAGCACGGCCCTTCTTTCCGTTCGGGAAAGTGTTGAAGAATGCTCGTGTTGGTCGCCAGTCATCTCCATTAACAACCATAACGTCATCAGCGGAACTGCCAGTGTTTGGTTCAAAGGCAGACTGCTCGCCAGATTTTCTTTCGATCACTGCGTCCAGGTTTGCAGATGCTGAGAATCAGGGCAGGGAATCTTTCTCAGGTGTGTCGTCAGTTCTTAGTGAAGTTTTGTCCGAGTCTCTGAGCCGTCCATCCAAGCGGCCAGTGGAGACAAATGCCAAGGGATTTTGCTTTGAAACGGGCCAGCAAGGACTCAAACGTAAAAGTCCCTCGCGGTTAAAATCTCTTTCTTGTGAAAGGAAGCATGAAAAGTCTTGCTCTCAACAGGCCAAGATGTCAGTGGATGATTTTTCTGTCAATGAGCTGGCATCTTACTTTGAAAATTATGTGTACATACCAAAGAAAATGTCAAGCATGGCAGAAATGATGTACACATAA